GCGAACGGTCTGCTTCCCGATATCGGCGCGCCGGTAAAACCCGACTGACGCCTCACCGGCCCCGCGGCGCCGATCGTCAGCAGCCGCACCCGCAGCTTTCGTCGTCGTCCTCATCCGCGTCGGCGGTCTCGACGGCATCGTCGGCCAGATGCAGGCAACAGCCGTCCACGCACGTCCACGCCGAGCCTAACGCCGTCGTGCACGTTTCGTCGCCAAGGCATGGCGTGCACTCGTCGCCGGTCGCGTCATCGTCCACGCTCGTGTCGTCGTCCGCATCGTCGTCGTCGGCGTCGTCATCGTCGGCGTCGTCATCGTCCGCATCGTCATCGTCGGCGTCGTCATCGTCACCGGCGTCCGTGGTGGTTGTCGTGGAGCTTGTCGCCGGCACGGACGTCGTGGTCGTCGTGCTCGTGCTGCCGGTCGTCGTCGTTGTGCCGCCCGTCGATGTCGTCGTGACGCCCGTCGATGTCGTTGTGACGCCGGTGGTGGTGGTCGTCGTCGTCGGCAACGTGGTGGTCGTGGTTGTAGCGTCCGTGGTCGTCGTTGTGGTCGGTACCGTTGTCGTCGTCGAAGGCGTTGTCGTTGTGGTCGAGGTCGGCAACGTTGTTGTCGTCGTGGTCGTGGTCGTGGTTGGCAATGTTGTCGTCGTTGTCATGTTGTGGTGGTTGTGGTCGACGGCGTGGTCGTTGTCGTCGTCGACGTCGTTGTCGTGGTTGTCGTGGTGGTCGACGATGTGGTGGTCGTCGTCGTGGGACAGAAATCGAAGGTGTGCTGGAAAATCAACTCGTGCGGAGGGACGCCGCCTGCCTCGTCGCCGTAGAGATAAACCGTCACCTCGTTATCGTCGGGCTCGAACCCCACCTGCGCCTCGAGCGAAAACACGATCGTTTCGCCGTTCAGCACGCCACCGCTGTTGAAACCGTCGCCCGCGTCGAACAACCACGCGACGATATCGGGATTCGGGTTGGCAACGATCCAGCTCCCCGGAACCGATATCGTGCCGGGATCGAAACCCTCGATGTACGTCCAGTCGTAGCCGATCTGGTATTGCGCAAGGATGATGGCCTCGGCGTCCGCGACGTAATCGACCTGCACGCTGAACGTGTAGGTCTCGCCGAAATCGATGCATGCCGGCGAAAGGAACGTCGCCTCGGTGTCGGTGCTCATCTCCGCGGCGGCAAACGTGGTCGCGAACAGAATAACAATGCCAAACGCAATAACGCGCGAGAACATAACGTCCCTCCTTCGGATAACATTCAAGGAAATTTTCAGCTTCGGGCCAGCAAATCGTGGGCGATTCGCTTGCGAACGTCAAAGGAAAAAATCGAAGGGAGCACGCGCGTTTTTCCGCCGATCTCTTTTCTATTTCCTTTTTCCTCTTTCCTCTATCTCAGTATGCAAACACTCCGACGCACTCCACATGACGCGTCTGCGGAAACATATCGAACGGCGTCGCGCGCAAAAGGCGCAAGCCCTCGCCATGCAGCACCTTCGCGTCCGACATCAACGTCTCCGGGTTACACGAAACGTACGCCAAACGCCGCGGGCGAAGCGCCCCGATACGTCGCGCGAGCTTCGCGCCCAGTCCCGCGCGCGGGGGATCGACGAGCACCAGGTCGATGCCCATCCGCGCCTCGTCGATGCGCCGCACGTGGCCGGCCGCGTTGGCGCACACCATCTCGACATTGCCGTATTCGCGCGCCGCACGTTTCGAGGATGCGCACGCGATCGGGTCGGACTCCACCGCGATGACGCGCGCGGCCATCGGCGCAATCGCGAACGTAAAGTTGCCCATGCCGGCGAACAGTTCGAGCAGCGTGTCCGTCGGCCGCGCTCCAAGCGCGCCGGCGACGTGTTCAATCAGCCGCTCGTTGACGCCCGCGTTGACCTGCGTGAACACGCGCGGATCGAAGGCGTATTCGACGCCGTGAGCCGCATAAGAAAATTCCAACGTGCGCGGCGCGTCCCGAAGCTGGCCGCCCTCGAAAACGAGATCGCGATCCGCTTCGCCCTGCGCGCGCCCGAGCACCTTGATGAACACGCGGTTCGATCGTCCGTCGGCCACCGCGCGGACCTTGCGTGTTTCGCCCACGCCGAATCCCGCCGCCGAAGCGGCATCGCGAATCGCCGAGAGAGCGTCGTTGAGCGGCGAGATCAGTTGCGGGCAAGCGTCGATCGGCACCAGATCGTGGCTGTCGCGCCGGAAAAATCCCACTCGTGCCGAGCCGTTGGCGGCGCCGACACGAAACTCGGCGCGCCCGCGCCAGAAGTACGGCGCGGGCGACGGCACACACGCCTCGACGTCAATCCCGACGCCCGCGCGCATGGCGGCGTATTGCACGATCTCGCGCTTGGCGAGGAGTTGGGCGTCGTACGAAACGTGCTGCCAGTCGCATCCGCCGCAGATGCCGAATACGGGGCACGGCGGATCGACGCGCAGCGACGACGGCTCGAGGATTTCGACGAGTCCCGCGTTCGCGTAGCGGCCTTTGCGTTCGACGATGCGCACGCGCGCCGTTTCATCCGGCGCGACGCCGTGCGCGAAGATGGAAATGCCGGAGGATTCGTTATCGGCCGGAGCGCCATGAGCCGCGCCGCTTGCCGCAAGCGCCGTGAAGCGGGCGACGATTTCGGCGCCGGGTTCGATCGGGGACACGCCGTGCGTATTGGCGGCGCGGCTCAGCAGCCGCAACCGCTCCCGCCGTCGTCATCGTCGTCGTCATCGTCGTCGCCCTTGGCGTCGTCGTCCGCCTGCGCGTCGTCGTCGTCCGTGTCGTCGTCGGTTGTGGAGTCGTCGTCCGCCGAAT
Above is a genomic segment from bacterium containing:
- a CDS encoding class I SAM-dependent RNA methyltransferase — translated: MRLLSRAANTHGVSPIEPGAEIVARFTALAASGAAHGAPADNESSGISIFAHGVAPDETARVRIVERKGRYANAGLVEILEPSSLRVDPPCPVFGICGGCDWQHVSYDAQLLAKREIVQYAAMRAGVGIDVEACVPSPAPYFWRGRAEFRVGAANGSARVGFFRRDSHDLVPIDACPQLISPLNDALSAIRDAASAAGFGVGETRKVRAVADGRSNRVFIKVLGRAQGEADRDLVFEGGQLRDAPRTLEFSYAAHGVEYAFDPRVFTQVNAGVNERLIEHVAGALGARPTDTLLELFAGMGNFTFAIAPMAARVIAVESDPIACASSKRAAREYGNVEMVCANAAGHVRRIDEARMGIDLVLVDPPRAGLGAKLARRIGALRPRRLAYVSCNPETLMSDAKVLHGEGLRLLRATPFDMFPQTRHVECVGVFAY